From the genome of Sphingobium sp. JS3065, one region includes:
- the fdhF gene encoding formate dehydrogenase subunit alpha has translation MSYTRETDHGTPPAIATGKSVTLTIDGEAVTMPEGTSIMRAASLTGCSIPKLCATDNVESFGSCRLCLVEVEGRNGYPASCTTPVAEGMVVRTQSERLKQLRRGVMELYISDHPLDCLTCPANGDCELQEQAGAVGLRDVRYGYDGATNMGQAKDQSNPYFDFDPSKCIVCSRCVRACDEVQGTFALTIEGRGFDSKVSPSQGQDFLSSECVSCGACVQACPTATLTEKKVVEVGTPDRSVVTTCAYCGVGCTFRAEMRGEELVRMVPWKEGKANHGHSCVKGRFAWGYAQHRDRILKPMIRASVDQPWREVSWEEAIAHTASEFQRIQAKYGTRSIGGITSSRCTNEETFLVQKLIRQGFGNNNVDTCARVCHSPTGYGLKTTFGTSAGTQDFDSVGQADVILVIGANPTDGHPVFASRMKKRLRQGAKLIVIDPRRIDLVKSPHVEAAHHLPLRPGTNVAMLTALAHVIVTEKLYDDAFIRDRCDWDEFAEWADFVSEPQRSPEAVEPLTGVKAEEVRAAARLYATGGNAAIYYGLGVTEHSQGSSTVMAIANLAMATGNVGREGVGVNPLRGQNNVQGACDMGSFPHEFSGYRHVSDDAVRGQFEQAWGVALDAEPGLRIPNMLDAATDGTFKGIFIQGEDILQSDPNTHHVAAGLAAMECVVVQDLFLNETANYAHVFLPGSTFLEKDGTFTNAERRIQRVRKVMAPLNGYGDWEIVQLVAQAMGLGWSYAHPSEIMDEIAALTPTFAGVHYDRLEAEGSLQWPANDAAPDGTPTMHVGGFVRGKGKFVVTDYVPTDEKTGPRFPLLLTTGRILSQYNVGAQTRRTANEAWHPEDRLEIHPTDAENRGIKDGDWVSLKSRAGETSLRALITERVAPGVVYTTFHHPDTQANVITTDYSDWATNCPEYKVTAVQVMPSNGPSDWQRDYAEQARHSRRIAPLAAAE, from the coding sequence ATGAGCTACACACGCGAAACCGATCATGGGACGCCGCCCGCCATTGCGACGGGCAAGAGCGTGACCCTCACCATCGACGGCGAGGCGGTGACCATGCCGGAAGGCACGTCGATCATGCGGGCGGCTTCGCTCACCGGCTGCTCGATCCCGAAGCTGTGCGCGACCGACAATGTGGAGAGCTTCGGTTCCTGCCGCCTCTGCCTGGTCGAGGTGGAGGGGCGCAATGGCTATCCCGCCTCCTGCACCACGCCGGTTGCCGAGGGCATGGTGGTGCGGACGCAGAGCGAGCGGCTGAAACAGCTTCGGCGCGGGGTGATGGAACTTTACATCTCCGACCATCCGCTCGACTGTCTGACCTGCCCGGCCAATGGCGATTGCGAGTTGCAGGAACAGGCGGGCGCGGTCGGCTTGCGGGACGTGCGCTACGGCTATGACGGCGCGACCAATATGGGACAGGCGAAGGACCAGTCGAACCCCTATTTCGACTTCGATCCCAGCAAATGCATCGTCTGTTCCCGCTGCGTGCGCGCCTGCGACGAGGTGCAGGGCACGTTCGCGCTGACCATCGAGGGGCGGGGTTTCGATTCAAAGGTCTCGCCGTCGCAGGGCCAGGATTTCCTGTCGTCCGAATGCGTGTCCTGCGGCGCCTGCGTCCAGGCCTGCCCGACCGCCACCTTGACCGAGAAGAAGGTGGTGGAAGTCGGCACGCCCGACCGGTCCGTCGTCACCACCTGCGCCTATTGCGGCGTCGGCTGCACCTTCCGCGCCGAGATGCGGGGCGAGGAGTTGGTGCGCATGGTGCCGTGGAAGGAGGGCAAGGCCAATCACGGGCATAGCTGCGTCAAGGGCCGTTTCGCCTGGGGCTATGCCCAGCATCGCGACCGCATCCTGAAGCCGATGATCCGCGCTTCGGTGGATCAGCCCTGGCGCGAGGTGTCGTGGGAGGAGGCCATCGCCCATACCGCCAGCGAGTTCCAGCGCATCCAGGCGAAATATGGCACGCGCAGCATCGGCGGCATCACGTCCAGCCGCTGCACCAATGAGGAGACGTTCCTTGTCCAGAAGCTGATCCGCCAGGGCTTCGGCAACAATAATGTCGATACCTGCGCGCGGGTCTGCCATTCCCCGACGGGCTATGGGTTGAAGACGACTTTCGGCACGTCGGCGGGCACGCAGGATTTCGACAGCGTCGGCCAAGCCGATGTCATCCTAGTGATCGGGGCGAACCCGACCGATGGCCATCCGGTCTTCGCCAGCCGGATGAAGAAGCGCCTCCGCCAGGGGGCTAAGCTGATCGTGATCGATCCCCGGCGGATCGATCTGGTGAAGTCGCCCCATGTCGAGGCGGCGCATCATCTGCCGCTGCGGCCGGGCACCAATGTCGCCATGCTGACGGCGCTGGCGCATGTGATCGTGACCGAGAAGCTCTATGACGATGCCTTCATCCGGGACCGTTGCGATTGGGACGAGTTCGCCGAATGGGCCGATTTCGTGTCCGAACCGCAGCGGTCCCCCGAAGCCGTCGAGCCGCTGACCGGCGTCAAGGCGGAAGAGGTGCGCGCCGCGGCGCGGCTGTATGCGACGGGCGGGAACGCCGCCATCTATTACGGCCTGGGCGTTACAGAGCATAGCCAGGGGTCGTCCACCGTGATGGCCATCGCCAATCTGGCCATGGCGACCGGCAATGTCGGACGGGAGGGTGTCGGCGTGAACCCCCTGCGCGGCCAGAATAACGTGCAGGGCGCGTGCGACATGGGCAGCTTCCCGCATGAATTTTCCGGTTATCGCCATGTTTCCGACGATGCGGTGCGCGGCCAGTTCGAACAGGCCTGGGGCGTCGCGCTGGACGCCGAACCGGGGCTGCGTATCCCGAACATGCTGGACGCGGCGACGGACGGGACATTCAAGGGCATCTTCATCCAGGGCGAGGATATTCTTCAGTCCGATCCCAATACCCATCATGTCGCGGCGGGGCTGGCGGCGATGGAATGCGTGGTGGTGCAGGATCTGTTCCTTAATGAAACCGCCAATTACGCCCATGTCTTCCTGCCGGGATCGACCTTCCTGGAGAAGGACGGTACCTTCACCAATGCCGAACGCCGTATCCAGCGGGTGCGCAAGGTGATGGCACCGCTCAACGGCTATGGCGATTGGGAGATTGTTCAGCTTGTGGCGCAGGCCATGGGGCTTGGCTGGTCCTATGCGCATCCGTCCGAGATCATGGATGAGATCGCCGCGCTGACGCCGACTTTCGCGGGCGTGCATTATGATCGGCTGGAGGCGGAAGGATCGCTGCAATGGCCCGCCAATGACGCAGCGCCGGACGGGACGCCGACCATGCATGTCGGCGGCTTCGTGCGGGGCAAGGGCAAGTTCGTCGTCACCGACTATGTGCCCACGGACGAGAAGACCGGACCGCGTTTCCCGCTATTGCTGACGACCGGGCGCATCCTTAGCCAATATAATGTCGGCGCGCAGACGCGGCGCACGGCGAATGAGGCATGGCATCCGGAGGACCGGCTGGAAATCCACCCGACTGACGCTGAAAATCGCGGGATCAAGGATGGCGACTGGGTCTCGCTCAAGAGCCGGGCCGGGGAAACCAGCCTGCGCGCCCTGATCACTGAAAGGGTGGCGCCCGGCGTGGTCTACACCACCTTCCATCATCCCGATACGCAGGCCAATGTCATCACCACCGACTATTCGGACTGGGCCACCAATTGCCCGGAATATAAGGTGACGGCGGTGCAGGTCATGCCATCCAACGGGCCGAGCGACTGGCAGCGCGATTATGCCGAGCAGGCCCGGCACAGCAGGCGGATTGCGCCGCTGGCGGCGGCCGAATAG
- a CDS encoding formate dehydrogenase beta subunit yields MTRVYVSRDMASVALGADEVAQAFEAAGCEVVRTGSRGLFSIEPLVEVESEGQRIGFGPVGPADVAAVLDGSHSARLGEVANLPFFTGQQRFTFARCGIIDPLSLDDYARHGGWRGLDAARAIPPQAVVDAVKASGLRGRGGAGFPTGIKWQTVLDAVSDAKFIVCNADEGDSGTFADRMLMEGDPFCLIEGMAIAGHAVGAGHGYIYIRSEYPFAIAAMREAIALSTGRIAPFTLEVRVGAGAYVCGEETALLDSIEGKRGQVRAKPPLPALAGLFGQPTVINNVLSLAAAPFILAEGAEAYAAVGFGRSRGTMPVQLAGNVKHGGLYEIGFGITLGELVNDIGGGTASGRPVRAVQVGGPLGAYFPPSMFDLPFDYEAFAQAGGLIGHAGITVFDDSVDMAQMARFAMEFCSVESCGKCTPCRIGSTRGLEVMDRIIAARDTPNFTQAGRSWEGYLQKALNSRTPDRIDTGLEAQTTLLRDLCDTMKYGSLCALGGFTPYPVLSALDHFPEDFGAPTPIKEAAE; encoded by the coding sequence ATGACGCGGGTCTATGTCAGCCGGGACATGGCCTCGGTCGCCCTGGGCGCGGACGAGGTGGCGCAGGCTTTCGAGGCCGCCGGATGCGAAGTGGTGCGCACCGGTAGCCGCGGATTATTCTCCATCGAGCCTCTGGTCGAGGTCGAAAGCGAGGGGCAACGGATCGGGTTCGGACCGGTCGGACCAGCCGACGTGGCGGCCGTGCTGGATGGCAGCCATTCGGCACGGCTCGGCGAAGTGGCAAACCTGCCTTTCTTCACCGGACAGCAACGTTTCACCTTCGCCCGCTGCGGGATCATCGATCCGCTCAGCCTGGACGATTATGCCCGGCATGGCGGCTGGCGCGGGCTGGACGCGGCGCGGGCGATACCCCCTCAGGCGGTGGTGGATGCGGTCAAGGCATCCGGCCTGCGCGGACGGGGAGGGGCGGGCTTTCCCACCGGCATCAAATGGCAGACGGTGCTGGATGCGGTTTCCGACGCGAAGTTCATCGTCTGCAATGCCGATGAAGGCGACAGCGGCACCTTCGCCGACCGTATGCTGATGGAGGGCGATCCCTTCTGCCTGATAGAGGGCATGGCGATTGCCGGGCATGCGGTGGGGGCAGGCCACGGCTATATCTACATCCGCAGCGAATATCCCTTCGCCATCGCCGCCATGCGGGAGGCGATCGCGCTTTCGACCGGACGGATCGCGCCCTTCACGCTCGAAGTGCGCGTCGGCGCGGGCGCCTATGTCTGCGGCGAGGAGACGGCGCTGCTCGACAGCATTGAGGGCAAGCGGGGACAGGTGCGGGCAAAACCCCCGCTGCCGGCGCTGGCCGGGCTGTTCGGGCAACCGACGGTGATCAACAATGTGCTCAGCCTGGCGGCGGCTCCCTTCATTCTGGCGGAAGGGGCGGAGGCTTATGCGGCAGTCGGTTTCGGGCGGTCGCGGGGCACCATGCCGGTGCAGCTTGCGGGCAATGTGAAGCATGGCGGGCTGTATGAGATCGGCTTCGGCATCACGCTGGGCGAGCTGGTGAACGACATCGGCGGCGGAACGGCCAGCGGAAGGCCAGTGCGGGCGGTGCAGGTTGGCGGACCCCTGGGGGCTTATTTCCCGCCGAGCATGTTCGATCTGCCCTTCGACTATGAGGCTTTCGCGCAGGCTGGCGGACTGATCGGCCATGCCGGGATCACCGTGTTCGACGACAGTGTCGACATGGCGCAAATGGCGCGCTTCGCGATGGAATTCTGTTCTGTCGAAAGCTGCGGCAAATGCACGCCCTGCCGGATCGGATCGACGCGAGGCTTGGAGGTGATGGACCGGATCATCGCGGCGCGGGATACTCCGAATTTCACGCAGGCAGGGCGAAGCTGGGAGGGCTATCTGCAAAAGGCGCTCAACTCCCGCACCCCCGACCGGATCGATACCGGGTTGGAGGCGCAAACCACCCTGTTGCGCGACCTTTGCGACACGATGAAATATGGCTCGCTTTGCGCGCTGGGCGGCTTCACGCCCTATCCCGTGCTGAGCGCGCTCGACCATTTTCCGGAGGATTTCGGCGCTCCGACCCCGATCAAGGAAGCTGCGGAATGA
- a CDS encoding NAD(P)H-dependent oxidoreductase subunit E, whose translation MQQEETTRLIEDWTRTHGRTRDRLLPLLHMLLDEIGFIDDAAIPIIAKNLNLSRADIHGVVTFYHDFRRAPAGRHVVKFCRAESCQARGGAAMEKAAAERFGVPMGETRPDGQVTLEPIYCLGLCAIGPNALVDGRPVARIDATALDRIAQEIAA comes from the coding sequence ATGCAGCAAGAAGAAACGACGCGGCTGATAGAGGATTGGACCCGAACCCACGGCCGCACCCGCGACCGCCTGCTCCCGCTGCTCCATATGCTGCTGGATGAGATAGGCTTTATCGATGATGCCGCCATCCCCATCATAGCCAAAAACCTCAATTTAAGTCGCGCAGACATTCATGGAGTCGTGACCTTCTACCACGATTTCCGCCGTGCTCCCGCCGGCCGGCATGTGGTGAAATTCTGCCGGGCGGAAAGCTGCCAGGCCCGCGGCGGCGCGGCGATGGAGAAGGCCGCCGCCGAACGGTTCGGTGTCCCGATGGGCGAAACCCGCCCCGACGGACAGGTGACGCTGGAGCCGATCTATTGCCTGGGCCTGTGCGCCATAGGCCCCAACGCTCTGGTCGATGGCCGCCCGGTCGCAAGGATCGACGCGACCGCGCTGGATCGGATCGCGCAGGAGATCGCGGCATGA
- the maiA gene encoding maleylacetoacetate isomerase codes for MSALTLHSYWRSSAAYRVRIALNLKGLAYDQVTHDLRAGAQRAPAYRALAPQSLVPALEAGDFVLTQSPAILEWIEEGWPQPPLLPANAQDRAIVRAMAALIGCDIHPLNNLRVLRALKRDFGADQAVLDQWAGRWIADGFAALEILVARHGRGFAFGDRPGLADCYLVPQLYSAERFNVDLSPFPTLVAAVERARPLDAFAAAHPSAQPDADPPY; via the coding sequence ATGAGCGCGCTGACGCTCCACAGCTATTGGCGGTCCAGCGCCGCCTATCGCGTGCGGATCGCGCTGAACCTGAAGGGTCTGGCCTATGATCAGGTCACGCACGACCTGCGCGCAGGCGCGCAGCGGGCGCCCGCCTATCGCGCCCTGGCGCCGCAAAGCCTGGTTCCGGCGTTGGAGGCGGGGGATTTCGTGCTCACCCAAAGCCCGGCCATATTGGAGTGGATCGAGGAAGGCTGGCCGCAGCCGCCCCTGCTGCCCGCCAATGCGCAGGACCGGGCGATTGTACGGGCCATGGCGGCGCTGATCGGCTGCGACATCCATCCGCTCAACAATCTGCGCGTGTTGCGGGCACTGAAGCGTGATTTCGGCGCGGATCAGGCGGTGCTCGACCAATGGGCCGGACGCTGGATCGCCGACGGTTTCGCCGCGCTGGAAATTCTGGTGGCGCGCCATGGCCGGGGCTTTGCCTTTGGCGACCGGCCGGGGCTGGCGGACTGCTATCTGGTGCCGCAGCTTTATTCGGCGGAGCGGTTCAACGTCGACCTCTCGCCCTTTCCCACTCTGGTCGCGGCGGTGGAAAGGGCGCGGCCGCTGGACGCCTTCGCGGCGGCGCACCCCTCCGCCCAGCCCGACGCCGACCCGCCCTATTGA
- the fahA gene encoding fumarylacetoacetase, producing the protein MSFPPIDETHDPARSSWVEGADGHPDFPIQNLPYGIFSPPGGAARAGVAIGGWICDLRAVADAGLLPAAAAAVLGEPALNALMALPAADRLALRRRLSALLSDEGQRHVVQPLLHWAADCAPHLPAAIGDYTDFYVGIHHATNIGKLFRPDNPLLPNYKYVPIGYHGRASSIRPSGVPVVRPHGQRKAPDADIPVVGPSQRLDYELELGIWIGAGNALGERVPIAEAADHIAGFCLLNDWSARDFQAWEYVPLGPFLAKNFQSTISPWVVTAEAMAPFRIAQPPRPQGDPRPLPYLWDERDQAQGALAIDLEVHLSSARMRAQGLTPMRLSSGPASSMYWTAQQIVAHHASNGCNLNPGDLLGTGTLSGPTPDSYGSLMELTEGGKSRIALPTGEERAFLEDGDELALRAVARADGYIPIGFGECRAMIEPAR; encoded by the coding sequence ATGAGCTTCCCGCCAATCGACGAAACCCATGATCCCGCCCGGTCGAGTTGGGTGGAGGGGGCCGACGGACATCCCGACTTCCCGATCCAGAACCTGCCCTACGGGATTTTCTCGCCCCCCGGCGGCGCGGCGCGGGCGGGGGTGGCGATAGGAGGCTGGATATGCGACCTGCGCGCCGTCGCCGATGCGGGCCTGCTGCCTGCCGCAGCCGCCGCCGTGCTGGGCGAACCGGCGCTGAACGCGCTGATGGCGCTCCCGGCGGCCGACCGGTTGGCGCTGCGCCGCCGGTTGAGCGCCCTCCTCAGCGACGAAGGGCAGCGCCACGTGGTCCAACCCCTGCTGCACTGGGCGGCGGACTGCGCGCCGCACCTGCCCGCCGCCATTGGCGATTATACCGATTTCTATGTCGGCATTCACCACGCGACGAATATCGGCAAGCTGTTCCGCCCCGACAATCCATTACTGCCCAATTATAAATATGTGCCCATCGGCTATCATGGCCGGGCATCGTCCATCCGGCCATCCGGCGTCCCGGTGGTGCGGCCCCATGGTCAGCGGAAGGCCCCCGATGCCGACATTCCGGTGGTGGGGCCAAGCCAGAGGCTGGACTATGAACTGGAACTGGGCATCTGGATCGGCGCGGGCAACGCGCTGGGCGAACGGGTGCCGATTGCCGAGGCGGCGGACCATATTGCGGGCTTCTGCCTGCTGAACGACTGGTCGGCGCGGGACTTTCAGGCATGGGAATATGTGCCGCTGGGGCCGTTCCTCGCCAAGAATTTCCAGTCCACCATCTCGCCCTGGGTGGTGACGGCGGAGGCGATGGCCCCCTTCCGCATCGCCCAGCCGCCCCGGCCGCAGGGCGACCCGCGACCCTTGCCCTATTTATGGGATGAGCGGGATCAGGCGCAGGGCGCGCTCGCCATCGATCTGGAGGTCCATCTGTCCAGCGCGAGGATGCGGGCGCAGGGCCTTACGCCGATGCGGCTGTCCAGCGGCCCTGCATCCTCCATGTACTGGACCGCGCAGCAGATCGTCGCCCATCATGCGTCCAACGGCTGCAACCTCAATCCCGGCGACCTTCTGGGGACGGGCACGCTCTCCGGGCCGACGCCCGACAGCTATGGCAGCCTCATGGAACTGACGGAGGGCGGCAAGAGCAGGATCGCCCTGCCGACCGGCGAGGAACGCGCCTTTCTGGAGGATGGCGACGAATTGGCGCTGAGGGCGGTGGCGCGGGCGGACGGCTATATACCCATCGGCTTCGGGGAATGCCGCGCCATGATCGAGCCTGCACGATGA
- the hmgA gene encoding homogentisate 1,2-dioxygenase, protein MAGFGNHFATQAVPGALPVGRNSPQHAPYGLYAEQLSGTAFTAPRGENRRSWLYRLRPAANHPPYRPYDGGTLLRSGPFDEAPPTPNRLRWDPMPIPERPVDFIDGLVSYCGAGDPAMGEGLAVHLYAANRPMEKRAFTNADGEMLIVPQQGALRIVTEMGAMDVAPQQIALIPRGLRFRVDLPDGTARGYICENYGALFRLPDLGPIGANGLANARDFETPAAWLEDDDTPHEIVQKFGGRLWATTQDHSPFDVAAWHGNLAPCRYDLRRFNTMNTVSYDHPDPSIFTVLTSPSDRAGTANCDFVIFPPRWMVAEDTFRPPWFHRNVMSEFMGLIHGTYDAKAGGFAPGGASLHNCMAGHGPDKASYEGALAAELKPHRISDTMAFMFESRFAFRPTRFAMETPLGQLDYDDCWSGFTKARLPQRDRA, encoded by the coding sequence ATGGCAGGCTTCGGCAATCATTTCGCGACGCAGGCGGTGCCCGGCGCCCTGCCGGTGGGCCGCAATTCGCCGCAACATGCGCCCTATGGCCTCTATGCCGAACAATTGTCCGGCACCGCCTTCACCGCGCCACGGGGGGAGAACAGGCGAAGCTGGCTCTACCGCCTGCGCCCGGCGGCCAATCATCCGCCCTATCGCCCCTATGATGGCGGCACGCTCCTGCGCAGCGGCCCGTTCGACGAAGCGCCGCCCACGCCGAACCGCCTGCGCTGGGATCCGATGCCCATCCCCGAACGGCCGGTGGATTTCATCGACGGGCTGGTCAGCTATTGCGGCGCTGGCGACCCGGCGATGGGGGAGGGGCTGGCCGTCCACCTCTATGCCGCCAACCGCCCGATGGAAAAGCGGGCCTTCACCAACGCCGATGGCGAAATGCTGATCGTGCCGCAGCAGGGCGCGCTGCGCATTGTCACCGAAATGGGCGCGATGGATGTCGCGCCGCAACAGATCGCGCTGATCCCCCGTGGCCTGCGCTTCAGGGTGGACCTGCCCGATGGAACGGCGCGGGGCTATATCTGCGAAAATTACGGGGCCTTGTTCCGCCTGCCCGACCTTGGTCCCATCGGGGCCAACGGCCTCGCCAATGCGCGCGACTTCGAAACCCCCGCCGCATGGCTTGAGGATGACGATACCCCCCATGAAATCGTCCAGAAATTCGGCGGACGGCTATGGGCGACGACGCAGGACCATTCGCCGTTCGACGTGGCGGCATGGCACGGCAATCTCGCGCCCTGCCGTTATGATCTGCGGCGCTTCAACACGATGAACACGGTCAGCTACGACCATCCCGATCCGTCGATCTTCACCGTGCTGACATCCCCCAGCGACCGCGCCGGAACGGCCAATTGCGACTTCGTGATCTTTCCGCCGCGCTGGATGGTGGCGGAGGATACATTTCGCCCGCCATGGTTTCACCGCAATGTGATGAGCGAATTTATGGGCCTGATCCACGGCACCTATGACGCCAAGGCGGGCGGCTTCGCGCCGGGCGGCGCGTCGCTGCACAATTGCATGGCGGGGCACGGGCCGGACAAGGCGAGCTATGAAGGCGCGCTGGCCGCCGAATTGAAGCCGCACCGGATCAGTGACACCATGGCCTTCATGTTCGAAAGCCGCTTCGCCTTCCGCCCGACCCGCTTCGCGATGGAAACGCCGCTTGGCCAGTTGGATTATGACGATTGCTGGTCCGGCTTCACGAAGGCGCGACTGCCGCAAAGGGACAGGGCATGA
- a CDS encoding MarR family winged helix-turn-helix transcriptional regulator — translation MTAKTLRLDQFIPYRLSFTAALLSDAIAQSYEALFGIGIAEWRVIAWVAERGSITQQQICAQSRMDKVTVSRAAIALTGRGVLRRLPNAEDRRSHLLALTEEGERLHAAIAPKALEMESAVFSHFSAEEVEAFVEMLRRIDAVVLGGEVEE, via the coding sequence ATGACCGCCAAGACGCTGCGCCTGGACCAGTTCATTCCTTATCGCCTGTCCTTCACGGCGGCGTTGCTGAGCGATGCCATCGCCCAAAGCTATGAGGCGCTGTTCGGCATCGGCATCGCCGAATGGCGCGTGATTGCGTGGGTGGCGGAACGGGGCAGCATCACGCAGCAGCAGATTTGCGCGCAGAGCCGCATGGACAAGGTGACGGTGAGCCGGGCGGCCATTGCCCTGACCGGACGGGGGGTGCTTCGCCGGTTGCCCAATGCGGAGGACCGTCGGTCTCATCTGCTGGCGCTGACGGAGGAAGGGGAACGGCTGCATGCCGCCATCGCGCCCAAGGCGCTGGAGATGGAGAGCGCGGTCTTTTCGCATTTCAGCGCGGAGGAGGTGGAGGCCTTCGTCGAGATGTTGCGGCGGATCGATGCGGTGGTTTTGGGGGGAGAGGTTGAGGAATAG
- a CDS encoding LysR family transcriptional regulator, whose translation MQTRLLQYFLALEREGHFARAAAACHVSQPTLSAGISALEAQLGKRLILRNRRYSGLTEEGREILPWAQQLVAAADNLMQAAAVAKGPLQGELRLGAIPAAMPAVGPLVEALLDRHPGLNISVRALTSRQIERELTAFELDAGLTYLDFEPPSHMLAAPLYVERYMLAAAQGVLDEDRTPTWEDVAALPLCLLHQGMQNRRILDARLGERGLALRPVVTADSYVALFALVRQGRLCSIVPDSHAMLLDGLDWVRTFALPDADEGSRIGVIVSDRAPLGPLAQAVLNVARDIKWPIADVNNIVIPAKAGIS comes from the coding sequence ATGCAGACCCGGCTTCTTCAATATTTCCTGGCCCTGGAGAGGGAGGGGCATTTCGCCCGCGCCGCGGCGGCCTGCCACGTGTCGCAGCCCACGCTGTCGGCGGGCATTTCCGCGCTGGAGGCGCAGCTTGGCAAGCGGTTGATCCTGCGCAACCGCCGCTATTCCGGCCTGACGGAGGAGGGGCGGGAGATCCTGCCCTGGGCGCAGCAACTGGTCGCGGCGGCCGACAATCTGATGCAGGCGGCGGCGGTCGCGAAGGGGCCGTTGCAGGGCGAATTGCGGCTGGGCGCGATTCCTGCGGCGATGCCCGCCGTCGGCCCACTGGTGGAGGCGCTGCTGGATCGGCATCCGGGCCTCAACATCTCCGTCCGGGCGCTGACCTCCCGCCAGATCGAACGGGAACTGACCGCCTTCGAACTGGACGCAGGCCTCACCTATCTGGATTTCGAGCCGCCCTCCCACATGCTGGCCGCACCCCTTTATGTGGAACGCTACATGCTGGCGGCGGCGCAAGGCGTGCTGGATGAAGATCGAACGCCGACGTGGGAGGATGTGGCTGCCCTGCCGCTGTGCCTGCTGCATCAGGGGATGCAGAACCGGCGGATATTGGACGCCCGCCTGGGCGAACGCGGCCTGGCGCTGCGCCCGGTGGTGACGGCCGACAGCTATGTCGCCCTGTTCGCGCTGGTGCGGCAGGGGCGGCTCTGCTCGATCGTGCCGGACAGCCATGCGATGCTGCTGGACGGCCTGGACTGGGTGCGAACCTTCGCCCTGCCCGACGCGGACGAGGGCAGCCGGATCGGCGTCATCGTCTCCGACCGGGCGCCGCTGGGCCCACTGGCGCAAGCGGTGCTGAACGTGGCGCGGGATATCAAATGGCCAATTGCTGACGTTAATAATATCGTCATCCCAGCGAAAGCTGGGATCTCGTGA
- a CDS encoding TetR/AcrR family transcriptional regulator, giving the protein METQTQVARGRPREFDPEKALSAALTVFWRRGYEGASMAELTEAMGITKPSLYACFGNKESLFRKALDLYERDKLCYVKTALEAPTAKGVAERLLRGSLAIQTGTTDPHGCLGVISTVACAGEAESIRDEVIARRASSDAALLARLERARDEGDFPATIEPQALATYLSTMTQGMAVQASAGMAQALLEQLVETTLAVWPGK; this is encoded by the coding sequence ATGGAAACACAGACTCAGGTAGCGCGGGGCCGCCCGCGCGAGTTCGATCCGGAAAAGGCGCTCAGCGCCGCGCTGACCGTGTTCTGGCGGCGCGGCTATGAGGGCGCGTCCATGGCCGAACTGACCGAGGCGATGGGGATCACCAAGCCCAGCCTCTACGCCTGTTTCGGCAACAAGGAATCGCTGTTCCGCAAGGCGCTCGACCTCTATGAGCGGGACAAGCTGTGCTACGTCAAGACCGCGCTGGAGGCGCCCACGGCGAAGGGCGTGGCGGAGCGGCTGCTGCGCGGGTCGCTGGCGATCCAGACCGGGACGACCGATCCCCATGGCTGCCTGGGCGTCATCAGCACCGTCGCCTGCGCCGGGGAAGCGGAATCGATCCGCGACGAAGTCATCGCCCGCCGCGCCTCTTCCGACGCGGCGTTGCTGGCCCGGCTGGAACGGGCGCGGGACGAAGGCGACTTTCCCGCCACGATCGAGCCGCAGGCGCTGGCCACCTATTTGTCGACGATGACGCAGGGCATGGCGGTGCAGGCAAGCGCGGGAATGGCGCAGGCGCTGCTGGAGCAACTGGTGGAGACCACTTTGGCCGTCTGGCCAGGCAAGTGA